Proteins from a genomic interval of Fundulus heteroclitus isolate FHET01 chromosome 21, MU-UCD_Fhet_4.1, whole genome shotgun sequence:
- the jcada gene encoding uncharacterized protein jcada isoform X2: MYSVEDLLISHGYKLPRHTASSTPTPVPTSSSRQPPSSSPPSYSKHHEILENRTGSRTVNGYERGPAVAMGNIGGARQPQVYVGGCPNNNNDPREGGQPKREGENRGQNDTHSLGESLTSDSGFCDGNRGPQPQSKDVSYWRRRGQDFSVLLDYADIREPHAKGQGGYNRPEGPQQARGQELSVEERQRAAQERQRWAAQAQAQALAQAQGRSREKEAALQQWRMATERKCQSLGTEEWHPAVSFSRQMSQSEGERWAKAQQRLHARTPEGIVVHPRTKAKSQSLPRMLQPESLQYVDTALSGQEMYRRFNGHPLSQQDFYRAPRWPENGRPASANQLSITPKARFTRPPRPPSYEMHQQIRGSCEVLSGRESVTPQARDRTPIPTSRTKDPQLDYFAQDSGPPGYIPPPSYKRAPLMGGAFRGYGDVPFEYRYRGDMYPQIQVAPDGSHWFIRHPVCSWQDPHRERSASSQKQLYPVYSTQERSGGGVQYISFDDPRIRHISSALGGNSLTDADKIRHIRNELPSVTVSEPAPDDSAFLPPPLGPFISTKLADENNQASSSNLDNENKRWRSDLHKETISNFRAPDQNCNNRHLKTLPSPSSPSSAFHPPLSRTFSRQGSSSDQVFAETITQVKTIVPESGQEIHRNTKRRVSETIFCLVSVPVHTPTNISKGLAADQNNNEAMPNLTVMNTDTFAVGLKESPNIRSKSVNEIPIKSRYPQYHTTSTSSMRNYKRAPLRKEVIDAWVLQANEDKELGYSGSWPGNQYRNQETQTGSPVTGFKSPEAQSPTSTQDALQPASDPSMDVDPAMDVDPASPYGYPMTGQKNLHPSRNSAFSRLSLSPTETKSLQHTQQDPPSPTKTQNQGEHQSSPKKTSPPESEEHLVFGQFLLKPVNRRPCDAIGELETINKEMEDTISKRPNVSRFKNDLDSIDDKLVWFKPGAHFTGGPEPGREAISLPTVHIEKPNHIKKRSKSFASSADLESGEMSKAFSKSLANNIPLTSKRSLLLNPECSSNCLLSFVPPHESNHLYRQDIPVPQESLLRDVGLTVYTETPGGPGEPMQRSLSVPSPLSHKDHSQSVPTLMKTSGSFEHNSKEELDPELQGRAKPDLSPSRGEAKSCVTERESCLSPKKGNLPHVTRRTMEVSYVFADDDGDERCGLSEPLTYKNDSTATDKHLETLLIQEKANTLPAEDLSNLYEVKCAKGIPENESIQERAARILGIAVPVEALRVADKQSDDDEPDMDTVLVEQQLSPEEETEHVTRKYAQVKEESLIVQRTDMEVIEASESGVVQGDEDRLKHSNDHSDDLQNQYTETTSVLDLPEFPPSKLPLSLPVTPNETLSISICSGEKKGRGGTCKLIESLQDKLNCSAASSAAASTGSTTDRTARLKELNSVSRIRRLSLKSPESVEESQSIGSEGLPIEVCKETRQNVAHRGLEEEELEENRKRSHEGDNQDGHVDLEDLEEPKEAVDKDSREEKRPEEEVHEMAGESGQTASSELSEEEHFKPETDESETELRIVEDPENTSENVKEEHNPASVCRAETTQHAEGRKLPIPKQRTKLQKPPLLPKPRSVPKREITLPLSFSTGTCGTSDVEDEEMLSVSDAYDPSRVERV, translated from the exons ATGTACAGCGTGGAGGACCTCCTCATCTCACATGGATACAAACTGCCCAGACATACTGCCTCCTCCACCCCTACGCCTGTCCCCACATCCTCATCCCGTCAGCCGCCCTCATCCTCGCCGCCATCCTACAGCAAGCACCATGAAATCCTGGAGAACAGGACGGGCTCCCGGACAGTAAACGGCTACGAAAGGGGGCCCGCGGTGGCTATGGGGAACATCGGCGGAGCAAGACAGCCCCAGGTCTATGTCGGCGGCTgccccaacaacaacaatgacCCCAGGGAGGGGGGCCAGCCAAAACGGGAGGGTGAGAATCGGGGCCAAAATGACACCCACTCCTTGGGAGAGTCGCTGACCTCAGACAGCGG GTTTTGCGACGGCAACAGAGGCCCGCAGCCACAATCCAAGGATGTTTCTTACTGGAGAAGGAGAGGCCAGGACTTCAGTGTGCTGTTGGACTACGCTGACATCAGGGAACCCCATGCAAAGGGACAGGGAGGGTACAACAGGCCAGAAGGGCCTCAACAGGCCAGAGGTCAGGAGCTCTCTGTTGAGGAACGTCAGAGAGCAGCTCAGGAAAGGCAGCGCTGGGCAGCCCAGGCCCAAGCGCAGGCCCTGGCCCAGGCACAGGGCCGCTCTAGAGAAAAGGAGGCGGCTCTCCAGCAATGGAGGATGGCAACTGAGAGGAAATGCCAGAGTCTGGGGACAGAGGAGTGGCATCCAGCTGTGAGCTTCAGCCGCCAGATGTCTCAGAGCGAGGGGGAGCGTTGGGCAAAAGCGCAGCAGCGGCTCCATGCCAGAACACCAGAGGGCATAGTAGTCCACCCGAGGACCAAAGCTAAGTCCCAGTCCCTACCCAGGATGTTACAACCTGAGAGCCTGCAGTACGTGGACACAGCATTGTCTGGTCAAGAAATGTACCGGCGCTTCAACGGCCACCCACTGTCCCAGCAGGACTTTTATCGCGCACCTCGCTGGCCGGAAAATGGGAGACCAGCTAGTGCCAACCAGCTCTCAATCACACCAAAGGCCCGCTTCACCCGACCCCCCAGACCTCCTTCTTATGAGATGCACCAGCAGATCAGGGGAAGCTGTGAGGTGCTGTCCGGCAGAGAATCAGTGACGCCGCAGGCAAGGGACAGAACTCCCATTCCCACATCAAGAACTAAAGACCCTCAGCTGGACTATTTTGCACAGGACTCTGGGCCCCCGGGATATATCCCTCCTCCGTCATATAAAAGAGCTCCGTTAATGGGAGGGGCGTTCCGAGGATATGGTGATGTTCCTTTTGAGTACAG GTATAGAGGAGATATGTATCCACAGATACAAGTGGCTCCTGATGGATCTCATTGGTTCATCAGACACCCAGTTTGTTCCTGGCAAGATCCGCACAGAGAGAGAAGTGCGTCCAGCCAGAAGCAGCTTTACCCTGTGTATTCAACCCAGGAGCGTTCAGGGGGAGGAGTTCAGTATATCTCCTTCGATGATCCTCGCATCCGTCATATTTCCTCAGCCCTGGGTGGGAACTCCCTGACAGATGCCGACAAAATCCGCCACATCCGGAATGAGCTTCCCAGCGTCACCGTGTCGGAGCCTGCACCCGACGACAGTGCCTTTCTGCCCCCGCCACTGGGGCCTTTTATCTCTACCAAACTGGCAGACGAAAACAACCAGGCGTCTTCTAGCAACTTggacaatgaaaataaaaggtgGCGAAGCGATTTGCACAAAGAGACAATAAGTAACTTCCGAGCACCTGACCAAAACTGCAACAATAGACATCTCAAAACTCTACCATCTCCTTCATCCCCCTCTTCAGCTTTCCACCCCCCATTATCAAGGACCTTTTCTCGTCAGGGGTCCAGTTCGGACCAGGTCTTTGCAGAGACCATCACACAAGTCAAGACAATTGTACCGGAGTCTGGACAAGAAATCCACAGGAACACCAAGAGAAGAGTGAGCGAAACCATCTTCTGCCTCGTGAGCGTCCCAGTTCACACACCGACAAACATTAGCAAAGGTTTAGCAGCCGATCAGAATAACAATGAGGCAATGCCAAACCTGACCGTTATGAACACTGACACTTTTGCTGTAGGTCTCAAAGAAAGCCCCAACATCCGTAGCAAGTCTGTAAATGAGATTCCTATCAAATCACGCTACCCTCAGTATCACACCACCAGCACATCCTCAATGAGGAATTACAAGAGAGCTCCTTTAAGAAAGGAGGTCATAGACGCCTGGGTACTCCAAGCAAATGAAGATAAAGAGCTAGGCTATAGTGGGTCTTGGCCTGGAAACCAATACCGTAATCAGGAAACTCAAACAGGTTCGCCTGTGACAGGTTTTAAAAGTCCAGAAGCCCAAAGCCCTACCAGTACCCAGGACGCTCTTCAGCCAGCCTCAGATCCAAGCATGGATGTTGATCCTGC CATGGATGTTGATCCTGCGTCCCCTTATGGCTACCCAATGACAGGTCAAAAAAACCTTCATCCCTCCAGGAACAGCGCCTTCTCTCGTCTCAGCCTGAGTCCAACAGAAACAAAGTCCCTTCAGCACACACAGCAGGACCCACCCTCCCCTACCAAGACACAAAATCAGGGAGAACATCAGTCATCTCCAAAGAAGACCAGTCCACCAGAAAGCGAGGAACATCTGGTTTTTGGTCAGTTTCTCTTAAAGCCAGTGAACCGACGACCCTGTGATGCAATTGGTGAATTGGAGACTATTAACAAAGAGATGGAAGATACAATAAGCAAGAGGCCAAATGTGAGTCGATTTAAAAATGATCTTGACAGTATTGATGACAAACTCGTTTGGTTTAAACCAGGAGCACATTTCACTGGTGGTCCAGAACCTGGCCGAGAAGCCATTAGTCTTCCAACAGTGCACATAGAAAAGCCCAACCACATTAAAAAGAGATCAAAGTCCTTTGCTTCTAGTGCTGACCTAGAATCCGGAGAAATGAGTAAAGCATTCTCCAAGTCGCTGGCCAATAACATACCACTAACAAGTAAGCGTTCGCTGCTTCTCAACCCAGAGTGCAGCAGCAACTGTCTCTTGTCCTTTGTTCCCCCTCACGAGTCAAACCATCTCTACAGGCAGGACATCCCAGTGCCCCAAGAGTCTTTGTTGAGGGATGTGGGACTCACTGTCTACACAGAAACTCCTGGTGGTCCCGGAGAGCCAATGCAGCGCTCACTCTCAGTCCCATCTCCGCTCAGTCACAAAGATCATAGTCAGTCAGTGCCAACACTCATGAAAACTAGTGGCAGCTTTGagcacaattcaaaagaagaaCTTGATCCTGAGTTGCAAGGACGCGCTAAACCAGACCTCTCACCATCCAGGGGTGAGGCAAAAAGCTGTGTAACGGAGAGGGAAAGTTGCTTATCCCCTAAGAAAGGCAATTTGCCACATGTTACAAGACGGACAATGGAGGTCTCTTACGTGTTCgcagatgatgatggtgatgaaagGTGTGGACTCTCTGAACCTTTGACCTATAAAAATGACTCAACAGCAACAGATAAGCACTTAGAGACCCTACTTATTCAGGAAAAAGCTAATACTTTGCCTGCGGAGGACCTCAGCAACCTCTACGAGGTCAAATGTGCAAAAGGAATCCCTGAAAATGAATCTATCCAGGAGAGGGCTGCGCGGATCTTGGGTATTGCTGTTCCAGTAGAGGCTTTACGTGTTGCAGACAAACAGTCTGACGATGACGAGCCTGACATGGACACTGTTTTGGTTGAGCAACAGCTGAGTCCAGAAGAAGAAACAGAGCATGTGACAAGAAAGTATGCGCAAGTCAAAGAGGAATCTCTGATAGTCCAGAGAACAGATATGGAAGTTATCGAGGCGTCAGAGTCCGGTGTGGTGCAAGGGGACGAAGACAGACTAAAGCACAGCAATGACCATAGTGACGACCTACAGAACCAGTACACAGAAACTACATCAGTACTAGACCTTCCCGAGTTCCCACCAAGTAAGCTTCCCCTGTCCCTTCCAGTCACCCCTAATGAGACCTTATCAATTAGCATATGTAGTGGGGAGAAAAAAGGACGAGGCGGAACGTGCAAACTTATTGAGTCTCTGCAAGACAAGCTGAACTGTTCTGCTGCTTcatctgctgcagcttcaaccgGGTCCACTACAGATAGAACGGCCCGTCTTAAAGAACTCAACTCTGTGTCTAGAATAAGACGCCTTAGCCTGAAAAGTCCTGAGTCTGTAGAGGAATCTCAGTCTATAGGTAGCGAAGGCCTACCAATAGAGGTTTGTAAGGAGACGAGGCAGAATGTTGCTCACCGAGGCCTTGAAGAGGAGGAGCTGGAAGAGAATAGAAAAAGAAGTCACGAAGGAGATAACCAGGATGGACATGTCGACTTGGAAGATCTTGAAGAACCAAAAGAAGCAGTTGATAAGGACAGTAGGGAGGAAAAAAGGCCTGAGGAGGAGGTACACGAGATGGCCGGGGAAAGTGGACAAACAGCAAGCAGTGAGCTGAGTGAAGAAGAACATTTCAAACCAGAAACTGACGAGAGCGAGACGGAACTGAGAATTGTAGAAGATCCTGAAAACACCTCAGAGAATGTAAAAGAAGAGCACAACCCTGCATCAGTTTGTAGAGCTGAGACCACTCAACATGCAGAGGGAAGGAAGTTACCAATACCAAAGCAGCGCACCAAGCTTCAGAAGCCTCCTCTACTTCCTAAACCTCGCAGTGTTCCCAAGAGAGAAATAACTCTGCCGCTGAGCTTCAGCACCGGGACATGTGGCACCTCCGATGTGGAGGATGAAGAAATGCTCTCTGTCTCAG ACGCATACGACCCCAGTCGAGTAGAGCGGGTGTGA
- the jcada gene encoding uncharacterized protein jcada isoform X1, with protein sequence MYSVEDLLISHGYKLPRHTASSTPTPVPTSSSRQPPSSSPPSYSKHHEILENRTGSRTVNGYERGPAVAMGNIGGARQPQVYVGGCPNNNNDPREGGQPKREGENRGQNDTHSLGESLTSDSGFCDGNRGPQPQSKDVSYWRRRGQDFSVLLDYADIREPHAKGQGGYNRPEGPQQARGQELSVEERQRAAQERQRWAAQAQAQALAQAQGRSREKEAALQQWRMATERKCQSLGTEEWHPAVSFSRQMSQSEGERWAKAQQRLHARTPEGIVVHPRTKAKSQSLPRMLQPESLQYVDTALSGQEMYRRFNGHPLSQQDFYRAPRWPENGRPASANQLSITPKARFTRPPRPPSYEMHQQIRGSCEVLSGRESVTPQARDRTPIPTSRTKDPQLDYFAQDSGPPGYIPPPSYKRAPLMGGAFRGYGDVPFEYRYRGDMYPQIQVAPDGSHWFIRHPVCSWQDPHRERSASSQKQLYPVYSTQERSGGGVQYISFDDPRIRHISSALGGNSLTDADKIRHIRNELPSVTVSEPAPDDSAFLPPPLGPFISTKLADENNQASSSNLDNENKRWRSDLHKETISNFRAPDQNCNNRHLKTLPSPSSPSSAFHPPLSRTFSRQGSSSDQVFAETITQVKTIVPESGQEIHRNTKRRVSETIFCLVSVPVHTPTNISKGLAADQNNNEAMPNLTVMNTDTFAVGLKESPNIRSKSVNEIPIKSRYPQYHTTSTSSMRNYKRAPLRKEVIDAWVLQANEDKELGYSGSWPGNQYRNQETQTGSPVTGFKSPEAQSPTSTQDALQPASDPSMDVDPASSYGYPMTGQKNLHPSRNSAFSRLSLSPTETKSLQHTQQDPPSPTKTQNQGEHQSSPKKTSPPESEEHLVFGQFLLKPVNRRPCDAIGELETINKEMEDTISKRPNVSRFKNDLDSIDDKLVWFKPGAHFTGGPEPGREAISLPTVHIEKPNHIKKRSKSFASSADLESGEMSKAFSKSLANNIPLTSKRSLLLNPECSSNCLLSFVPPHESNHLYRQDIPVPQESLLRDVGLTVYTETPGGPGEPMQRSLSVPSPLSHKDHSQSVPTLMKTSGSFEHNSKEELDPELQGRAKPDLSPSRGEAKSCVTERESCLSPKKGNLPHVTRRTMEVSYVFADDDGDERCGLSEPLTYKNDSTATDKHLETLLIQEKANTLPAEDLSNLYEVKCAKGIPENESIQERAARILGIAVPVEALRVADKQSDDDEPDMDTVLVEQQLSPEEETEHVTRKYAQVKEESLIVQRTDMEVIEASESGVVQGDEDRLKHSNDHSDDLQNQYTETTSVLDLPEFPPSKLPLSLPVTPNETLSISICSGEKKGRGGTCKLIESLQDKLNCSAASSAAASTGSTTDRTARLKELNSVSRIRRLSLKSPESVEESQSIGSEGLPIEVCKETRQNVAHRGLEEEELEENRKRSHEGDNQDGHVDLEDLEEPKEAVDKDSREEKRPEEEVHEMAGESGQTASSELSEEEHFKPETDESETELRIVEDPENTSENVKEEHNPASVCRAETTQHAEGRKLPIPKQRTKLQKPPLLPKPRSVPKREITLPLSFSTGTCGTSDVEDEEMLSVSDAYDPSRVERV encoded by the exons ATGTACAGCGTGGAGGACCTCCTCATCTCACATGGATACAAACTGCCCAGACATACTGCCTCCTCCACCCCTACGCCTGTCCCCACATCCTCATCCCGTCAGCCGCCCTCATCCTCGCCGCCATCCTACAGCAAGCACCATGAAATCCTGGAGAACAGGACGGGCTCCCGGACAGTAAACGGCTACGAAAGGGGGCCCGCGGTGGCTATGGGGAACATCGGCGGAGCAAGACAGCCCCAGGTCTATGTCGGCGGCTgccccaacaacaacaatgacCCCAGGGAGGGGGGCCAGCCAAAACGGGAGGGTGAGAATCGGGGCCAAAATGACACCCACTCCTTGGGAGAGTCGCTGACCTCAGACAGCGG GTTTTGCGACGGCAACAGAGGCCCGCAGCCACAATCCAAGGATGTTTCTTACTGGAGAAGGAGAGGCCAGGACTTCAGTGTGCTGTTGGACTACGCTGACATCAGGGAACCCCATGCAAAGGGACAGGGAGGGTACAACAGGCCAGAAGGGCCTCAACAGGCCAGAGGTCAGGAGCTCTCTGTTGAGGAACGTCAGAGAGCAGCTCAGGAAAGGCAGCGCTGGGCAGCCCAGGCCCAAGCGCAGGCCCTGGCCCAGGCACAGGGCCGCTCTAGAGAAAAGGAGGCGGCTCTCCAGCAATGGAGGATGGCAACTGAGAGGAAATGCCAGAGTCTGGGGACAGAGGAGTGGCATCCAGCTGTGAGCTTCAGCCGCCAGATGTCTCAGAGCGAGGGGGAGCGTTGGGCAAAAGCGCAGCAGCGGCTCCATGCCAGAACACCAGAGGGCATAGTAGTCCACCCGAGGACCAAAGCTAAGTCCCAGTCCCTACCCAGGATGTTACAACCTGAGAGCCTGCAGTACGTGGACACAGCATTGTCTGGTCAAGAAATGTACCGGCGCTTCAACGGCCACCCACTGTCCCAGCAGGACTTTTATCGCGCACCTCGCTGGCCGGAAAATGGGAGACCAGCTAGTGCCAACCAGCTCTCAATCACACCAAAGGCCCGCTTCACCCGACCCCCCAGACCTCCTTCTTATGAGATGCACCAGCAGATCAGGGGAAGCTGTGAGGTGCTGTCCGGCAGAGAATCAGTGACGCCGCAGGCAAGGGACAGAACTCCCATTCCCACATCAAGAACTAAAGACCCTCAGCTGGACTATTTTGCACAGGACTCTGGGCCCCCGGGATATATCCCTCCTCCGTCATATAAAAGAGCTCCGTTAATGGGAGGGGCGTTCCGAGGATATGGTGATGTTCCTTTTGAGTACAG GTATAGAGGAGATATGTATCCACAGATACAAGTGGCTCCTGATGGATCTCATTGGTTCATCAGACACCCAGTTTGTTCCTGGCAAGATCCGCACAGAGAGAGAAGTGCGTCCAGCCAGAAGCAGCTTTACCCTGTGTATTCAACCCAGGAGCGTTCAGGGGGAGGAGTTCAGTATATCTCCTTCGATGATCCTCGCATCCGTCATATTTCCTCAGCCCTGGGTGGGAACTCCCTGACAGATGCCGACAAAATCCGCCACATCCGGAATGAGCTTCCCAGCGTCACCGTGTCGGAGCCTGCACCCGACGACAGTGCCTTTCTGCCCCCGCCACTGGGGCCTTTTATCTCTACCAAACTGGCAGACGAAAACAACCAGGCGTCTTCTAGCAACTTggacaatgaaaataaaaggtgGCGAAGCGATTTGCACAAAGAGACAATAAGTAACTTCCGAGCACCTGACCAAAACTGCAACAATAGACATCTCAAAACTCTACCATCTCCTTCATCCCCCTCTTCAGCTTTCCACCCCCCATTATCAAGGACCTTTTCTCGTCAGGGGTCCAGTTCGGACCAGGTCTTTGCAGAGACCATCACACAAGTCAAGACAATTGTACCGGAGTCTGGACAAGAAATCCACAGGAACACCAAGAGAAGAGTGAGCGAAACCATCTTCTGCCTCGTGAGCGTCCCAGTTCACACACCGACAAACATTAGCAAAGGTTTAGCAGCCGATCAGAATAACAATGAGGCAATGCCAAACCTGACCGTTATGAACACTGACACTTTTGCTGTAGGTCTCAAAGAAAGCCCCAACATCCGTAGCAAGTCTGTAAATGAGATTCCTATCAAATCACGCTACCCTCAGTATCACACCACCAGCACATCCTCAATGAGGAATTACAAGAGAGCTCCTTTAAGAAAGGAGGTCATAGACGCCTGGGTACTCCAAGCAAATGAAGATAAAGAGCTAGGCTATAGTGGGTCTTGGCCTGGAAACCAATACCGTAATCAGGAAACTCAAACAGGTTCGCCTGTGACAGGTTTTAAAAGTCCAGAAGCCCAAAGCCCTACCAGTACCCAGGACGCTCTTCAGCCAGCCTCAGATCCAAGCATGGATGTTGATCCTGCGTCCTCTTATGGCTACCCAATGACAGGTCAAAAAAACCTTCATCCCTCCAGGAACAGCGCATTCTCTCGTCTCAGCCTGAGTCCAACAGAAACAAA GTCCCTTCAGCACACACAGCAGGACCCACCCTCCCCTACCAAGACACAAAATCAGGGAGAACATCAGTCATCTCCAAAGAAGACCAGTCCACCAGAAAGCGAGGAACATCTGGTTTTTGGTCAGTTTCTCTTAAAGCCAGTGAACCGACGACCCTGTGATGCAATTGGTGAATTGGAGACTATTAACAAAGAGATGGAAGATACAATAAGCAAGAGGCCAAATGTGAGTCGATTTAAAAATGATCTTGACAGTATTGATGACAAACTCGTTTGGTTTAAACCAGGAGCACATTTCACTGGTGGTCCAGAACCTGGCCGAGAAGCCATTAGTCTTCCAACAGTGCACATAGAAAAGCCCAACCACATTAAAAAGAGATCAAAGTCCTTTGCTTCTAGTGCTGACCTAGAATCCGGAGAAATGAGTAAAGCATTCTCCAAGTCGCTGGCCAATAACATACCACTAACAAGTAAGCGTTCGCTGCTTCTCAACCCAGAGTGCAGCAGCAACTGTCTCTTGTCCTTTGTTCCCCCTCACGAGTCAAACCATCTCTACAGGCAGGACATCCCAGTGCCCCAAGAGTCTTTGTTGAGGGATGTGGGACTCACTGTCTACACAGAAACTCCTGGTGGTCCCGGAGAGCCAATGCAGCGCTCACTCTCAGTCCCATCTCCGCTCAGTCACAAAGATCATAGTCAGTCAGTGCCAACACTCATGAAAACTAGTGGCAGCTTTGagcacaattcaaaagaagaaCTTGATCCTGAGTTGCAAGGACGCGCTAAACCAGACCTCTCACCATCCAGGGGTGAGGCAAAAAGCTGTGTAACGGAGAGGGAAAGTTGCTTATCCCCTAAGAAAGGCAATTTGCCACATGTTACAAGACGGACAATGGAGGTCTCTTACGTGTTCgcagatgatgatggtgatgaaagGTGTGGACTCTCTGAACCTTTGACCTATAAAAATGACTCAACAGCAACAGATAAGCACTTAGAGACCCTACTTATTCAGGAAAAAGCTAATACTTTGCCTGCGGAGGACCTCAGCAACCTCTACGAGGTCAAATGTGCAAAAGGAATCCCTGAAAATGAATCTATCCAGGAGAGGGCTGCGCGGATCTTGGGTATTGCTGTTCCAGTAGAGGCTTTACGTGTTGCAGACAAACAGTCTGACGATGACGAGCCTGACATGGACACTGTTTTGGTTGAGCAACAGCTGAGTCCAGAAGAAGAAACAGAGCATGTGACAAGAAAGTATGCGCAAGTCAAAGAGGAATCTCTGATAGTCCAGAGAACAGATATGGAAGTTATCGAGGCGTCAGAGTCCGGTGTGGTGCAAGGGGACGAAGACAGACTAAAGCACAGCAATGACCATAGTGACGACCTACAGAACCAGTACACAGAAACTACATCAGTACTAGACCTTCCCGAGTTCCCACCAAGTAAGCTTCCCCTGTCCCTTCCAGTCACCCCTAATGAGACCTTATCAATTAGCATATGTAGTGGGGAGAAAAAAGGACGAGGCGGAACGTGCAAACTTATTGAGTCTCTGCAAGACAAGCTGAACTGTTCTGCTGCTTcatctgctgcagcttcaaccgGGTCCACTACAGATAGAACGGCCCGTCTTAAAGAACTCAACTCTGTGTCTAGAATAAGACGCCTTAGCCTGAAAAGTCCTGAGTCTGTAGAGGAATCTCAGTCTATAGGTAGCGAAGGCCTACCAATAGAGGTTTGTAAGGAGACGAGGCAGAATGTTGCTCACCGAGGCCTTGAAGAGGAGGAGCTGGAAGAGAATAGAAAAAGAAGTCACGAAGGAGATAACCAGGATGGACATGTCGACTTGGAAGATCTTGAAGAACCAAAAGAAGCAGTTGATAAGGACAGTAGGGAGGAAAAAAGGCCTGAGGAGGAGGTACACGAGATGGCCGGGGAAAGTGGACAAACAGCAAGCAGTGAGCTGAGTGAAGAAGAACATTTCAAACCAGAAACTGACGAGAGCGAGACGGAACTGAGAATTGTAGAAGATCCTGAAAACACCTCAGAGAATGTAAAAGAAGAGCACAACCCTGCATCAGTTTGTAGAGCTGAGACCACTCAACATGCAGAGGGAAGGAAGTTACCAATACCAAAGCAGCGCACCAAGCTTCAGAAGCCTCCTCTACTTCCTAAACCTCGCAGTGTTCCCAAGAGAGAAATAACTCTGCCGCTGAGCTTCAGCACCGGGACATGTGGCACCTCCGATGTGGAGGATGAAGAAATGCTCTCTGTCTCAG ACGCATACGACCCCAGTCGAGTAGAGCGGGTGTGA